The following are encoded in a window of Acipenser ruthenus chromosome 26, fAciRut3.2 maternal haplotype, whole genome shotgun sequence genomic DNA:
- the LOC131701659 gene encoding uncharacterized protein LOC131701659 encodes MASRGCKHPADAFCYVCGQFIKTRAKKYSVEASAKMCEAYKAYFGMPVGDQDKPWAPHFTCEHCKKTLEGWYKGEKRAMKFAIPRIWREPTDHSSNCYFCMVDSSKRTEFSVGRNNVVLMPPLHIKLGLMKQFVRALDKESAAFKYLQDFFPKLSEAKVKAGVFVGPQIKKILECNEFPKKLTSKEKAAWNSFVAVVRGFLGNHKAENYVELVETLVKNYGYNGL; translated from the exons atggcatcaagaggctgcaagcatccggcagacgcattttgctatgtctgtggccaatttatcaagacaagagcgaaaaagtactccgtggaagcatctgctaagatgtgtgaggcctacaaggcatatttcggcatgcctgtcggggatcaagacaaaccctgggcacctcatttcacctgcgagcactgcaaaaaaactctggaag gatggtacaaaggggaaaagagagccatgaagttcgctatcccaagaatttggcgggaacccactgaccactcaagcaactgctacttctgcatggtggactcTTCCAaacggaccgagttctctgtggggaggaacaacgtggtgctgatgccaccactgcacatcaaattgggccttatgaaacaatttgtcagagctctagataaggagtcggcagccttcaagtaccttcaagacttcttccctaagctgtctgaggcaaaggtcaaagccggtgtcttcgtcggaccacagataaagaagatcctggagtgcaatgaattccccaagaagctcactagtaaggagaaagcggcttggaacagctttgtcgcagtggttcggggcttcctgggcaatcacaaggccgaaaactatgtggagctggttgagactctggtgaagaactacgggtacaatgggctgtag